In Mercenaria mercenaria strain notata chromosome 13, MADL_Memer_1, whole genome shotgun sequence, the DNA window aatgaagtgtgacgtacggacggacggacggacggacagggcaaaaacaatatgtctcctgggggagacataattatcacaTGTCCTCATACTAAAACAgaactttcataaaaatatcaccAGTATGTAAGTATTTACAGTTTATACTGTACATACCATATTTCAGTTCACAGATCTGTGCATCCATATCTTTCAGTTTTTCACAGATCTTCACATAAGGCAAATGATGTTTAAATGGTTTTGTCATCTTCCTCACAATATTTGTTGCTGAAGTTGCTGCTCCTCCAAGATAGTAAcactataaaataaatgaaatatcctgctaaatttctataatgaatttgtgaatgtccatcttccaatttggacagtaccattaactgttaaaaggggtgcttaccaaaaagatgctaacagtgtagatcatgatctacactcgtgactggtcacaaaggcacaatcaatcgtgtccagcatggtaagggttaataatatttcaatgaaaaggAATCTATTATCAATTCAGTAAGtgacaaatataaaattatttcaggctataatagcaaaaccttcaccatatattcagtaaaatacCAAAAGCAAAAACCCAAATTCCGAAGCTCTACATTCTGAAGCCTATAATCTCATTTTTCCAatagttatatagggaaatcctggcagtcaaaagcctgaaatcagggCCAGTCCTAAAAAATTCCAGACCTGTATTGGCCTTATCACTACGAATTTACTTCCATTAATACAGAGACTGGGGCCTATTGTCTTGAAAATATGGTAAATGCCatataaacaagttttaaatCTTTGTAAACTTCCATCTTAAGTGAGCATTTGAATTTTtagcttttatctgtaaattcaAACCAAAGAGACGGGGGTCACACAGGATATCATAATATATAGCTTCAATGTGTGTGATAGAAAGTAAAATAGAAATCAAGTCATTTTAGAATTTAGTCTGTATTACTTTTATGCAAAATTTTCTATGAAATAGCATTTCACAAAATCATATCTATCTTGCACTTTATGGATCGCTTCAGGTTTCTGAAGCTATCTCAACAAAGAACAAGTAAGGCAAAGAAGTGATACAATTATCTTTGAAAATCAcgaacaacaagagctgtcagtggacagcgtgctcgactattctcagtgcttgacagtataatataagctatgagtaaaactttaacattacaataagcatgttctaagtcgaaaaggggccataattcagtcaaaatgcttgatagagttgcctcctcctttttacaggctggggtcatgatggtcaacaagtatgcaaaatatgaaagcaatatctcaatggactttgaaaatatttggggtggtacgcaaactttaacaataagcatattctaagtcgaaaaggggccataatttagtcaaaaggcttgatagagttgcctcctcctttttacagactggggtcatgatggtaaacaagtatgcaaaatatcaaagcaatatcttaatggactttgaaaatatttgtggtggtacgcaaactttaacattacaatattgcataagcatattctaagtcgaaaaggggccataattcagtcaaaatgctcgatgGAGTTGCCtactcctttttacagactggggtcatgatggtaaacaagtatgcaaaatatcaaagcgatatctcaatggactttgaaaatatttggggtggtacgcaaactttaacatttgtgtgacgctcacggtCACGCTAACGCCgatgccggggcaagtaggatagctcccctattcttcgaatagtcaagctaaaaaggaatGAAAGATTAAATAAATCATTCTTTGAGCATCTTAAAGCTGGGCATTTTTGTCAtacaaatcagagaaaaacctatCTTCCTTTTCTGTCTAATAATTTACAGGGACGTACATGTTGACACATTCATTTATCCATCAAGCTACAAACATTTTAGAAATCAACTCCAAAAATAAGACAAAGTAAATGTAACACCACTTACAAATCTTTCATCTTTTCCTTTTGTATGTTTGCAGAATTTTTTGAAGGCATCTTCAATGTCTGCTTCAGATTTGTCTTTAAGTTCTGGGTTCTGTCCATCAAAGTTCCTCAACACATTTACACATACTGAAACAAGAAATTGAGTTCAGGATGTAGAaaattaaccttaagcctgctggtggcaagtgattttgcctttgcaaccagtgcagaccaagatcagcctgcatatccgtggaaattttgatatattaatcaatatatatcaaaatacttatatagtacatattatattttataatgcacccattttcatgataaaaaacaTTCTAAGGTGCTTAACTTAGCACAAAGGCAGCCACTTAGGGCATCAAATTCATCCTCAACTAGTACAGACacacagcgatctgaccagagggagagtgagacaaagcccaaAGAACAGAGAGAGAAATGCTTTTGTATACAGGCCAGTCCGGCTAATTTTGCTTAGTTCTtttgaatagacagtctggtcctttaacgtgcctggtgtatagcaccgatacacgcaataTAATCATACTGATAATATCTCCTGTAAAATAAGTTacggtaaaaaaaaattttcagaagATATTTAATGGCAATGTCAGACATTTTAAAATAAGTTCTTATTTTTGTGAATATGTTTAGGGCATGCCATAAGCATGCTAAAAGGGAACTTCTTTAATTTGTCATTACATTCTCTGTAACGAATCCTCTGATGCAACACTTAAACTTTATCTTTAaattagctttgaaacttctatTTGACAAACATTGTCTCGAAACAACATTACAACAACAcaagcattttttaaacaatgagAGTGTATGTCATGAGCAGCATTTTAACACATTATATTGATCCAGTGAAGGTAAGAAACTTATTATCTTAAGTATAGCacaatattttaacagaaaaacacacactttataaataaattgattataGGACACCTAGAGAGCCCCTATAGGACATGCTAGGTATTTGGTCATGGAATGGCTAATGGTTAACGGATGACTAACAAATCCTCGGGAGATTTTCTAGCGGCCTGGTAATTGATTTCTTAGTGAATATGTAATGATTTTAcatagttttaactgttatttacttaagatatcaatactttaTCTGCAAGCAAAATATTGTGTGAAAACATATGTGAAAACTTACCAAAGTGTATTTTAAATCATCTCGAATAGATTACTGATTTCCACTgatattctgtttttaaaaatgataaaacattgactGCCGAACGTCacgtttttttgtaaaaagtgatgtttttctaacggcctaagcTTTAAttcttttacacatttataaatatttttctgatgAATGGAAAGATTATAAAACAAGCAATCATTAGttaattttgattattattttgaaataaaatggattaattatgaacgcttaactatcACAAACTGCcgctattgaaaaaaaaatgtcattcaaaacagttatttattaaaaaatatttaaatactaaaattGTACTTCAAAACTgtcttaattttgaaaatccggtgaaaatgatgttaaaatttaaaaatcctgatcccataaaaacattgttttgtccACCATCAGATGAACAGGTTATAATGAGTGACGTCACGGCTCTCGCCATTACTGATTTCCGCAAACTTTTGTTCCTTTATTTTAGttgaaagtttgagattttacacagggagtctatgataaactCCGattaaaatgtaatcattacccaagtgaagtAAGTATTATtctgcaatgttttggacatgttaaaattatgaatcagctgaataatgcagtgatttattcgagacgattaaaagtaaatctctagtatgtattcacacagaattttgtttgcagataagtatcgatatcttaagtaaatagcaggtatcattacttattcatcaGAAAATCTTTTACTATGACTAGACACTTCCTTAAACAgactggtaacattgcccgatcgggcttatgacacaaaaagtaatatttcttgacaaataatgaagatatttctttcaaacttggtccatttattaagcattacatataatgcttatcaagatagaaataattttgttgccttcagtttagttagaattacttccctttttcagatttttatgatgcataatttttgaagtccaaaaatattatattttaatgcaatgtttaaaacagaaaagggttcagtGGCTTTCTAGTGCTTCAAACTTGTgtgccaatacctttattctatatatttagggtaaatttatactttgtttctagtgcagatgtatgagcaatttttttaggactaacatttctctataatgttgtaagtgaaagcagagtaaaatgtttacattcatgtactagcgcaataatttagagcattagaaagccatttaacccttttttgttttaaacttagcattagaacattgtttttttggacttcaaagattatgcgtcataaaaatctgaaaaggggaaataattctaccaaaactgaaggcaaccaagttatttttattctaatttgtatcatttgttatgcttaacaaatggaccaagtttgaaagaaatatcttcattatttttcaagaaatactactttttgtgtcataagcccgatcgggcaatgttaccagcctgttaaatGATGCTCTCAGTTTCAGAAACTTGTTCATTCCTAAAAAGCTAAAAAATACCTTCACAATCTTCTTCTTTCAATGGTTTCTTTGCTGAAGCACCCGACAGGAAAGCGCACACAAACGCGCACACAAACAGAGTGCACAGAGACACCACTCCAATTTTATTCAACATTGTTCTGACAGATTGAAAATTTGACAGTCAAAAATGTAAACACAGCACCAAAatctgaaagtaaaaaatatcttcaaaattcaGAATGAAAGAATCCAAAGCTTCAGTTGTACTTCAATTTGTGGATTGTGAAGTACTAACTTTAACATTCAAAACAACTTGAAATGAGATATAAACAAGATATTAAACCTTTTTCTCTAGAAATACAATAAGAAGTTATTTTTACCAACGTGTTCTGTGAACTTCTGATACATTTGGCGCAAGCTGATTGGCTAAATTTTACCGGCGATTCACTTCCGGATCAAAATCTCGCGAGAAATTACGCGATTAAAGATGTCAGCCGCCTATGGGGTGCATTTTGGCTGCTCGTCAGCCTGTTTGGCTGTAAACAAGGTCTGTTTCTGTATGACAAATGAAAAAATCTCTTACTTAATGCAGTCTGTTATCTTTTTCATTGACTTGTATTTTTAAGTTCTTATATTCACTTGAAATTGCAGTAAAAACATTTCGAGATAGTAAATTgttttgattcgttctcagaatACTTCGACCTCGTACCAGTAAAACTGGCGAATCTTttctttttgttcacttataaGTTTGTTTATATAGTTGCAACCGTAAGTCTCAGTGGGCGACTTTTCCAGAAAACTTAAATTTAGTTGGAGGATACTGTAtgggaagtggctattcttacggtcccgccggtggctattcctacggctgttttgtattacaatacattgtactgaagtcattcaatattaataggggatgaaaatcccgaGACGGTTAagtccgtatatagatattcgtctttgctgtttgcatatactgaggcaattttttcgatgttttccggttccggtttatgtaaaatccgctgactggttgtctttatgaacatccgagcacccagAATCAGTCAaagaaactcgtaaaccgcgctaacatgattattttacttctttttcgtaatgaaaactgtacatgcaactgaaaaacacttttaaaacagtaaggaagtgtaaagaccgtcaagtttctgcgtggagtgcaaacaaacaaaacaaaattctaaaagctagtgcgagaacgctgaatgacgtcaccggcatgacttccgtaaattttgcaaagtatgatattcgctgtaagaggtatgatgacactaaatgtaaactacagtttaaagcaaagtttcactttcttgagcgttgaatatttctttctaagcggatatataaaagataaatccccaatgctaggcggtgccttaattcatattatatttcagaaatttgtatgagtttttcagaattgatttcgaaatctgaaacagtgttcacaaattgacaaaattgtgcagaaagtcaaagacacagagtcatgaaaaaagatctaaacagctttgtagacaagaaatagcttggcagtagactgaccaggggtctcgctaggcccattatttttttgggagaagtcaattCTCCCTCAGACTGATTtaaggagaagtggggagactttagggagaagttggaaaactccattaatttttatatttctacctcgacgctgtgaattgattcaatgaccattcattttcttagttacatcattttaccatacACAGGGATTATTGTTTCaatacaaaattctaaaaaaaaaatgttttctgttcaAGACGGTGCTGAATCTAACACGCCGatttttttgttgatatatcatgtAATATATGAATGCAGGATGAAAAGGGGTTTATCATTTATACCTAGTCACCACTTGTGTGAACAGTTTctcattcgaataaaactgaaagtaaactgtgtcaaacctagaaatacataccgatattcaaatcaattcatccatcaaagttagttttacgaagttaatttaccatggataccaaataattgtgtctataattccaattaattgcatatgtaattgacaatttctttagaaaacaactcgcacgtgttgacaattaaatgctaagtgtcaaagacgtaaccgcggtgctgattggcctattacaattgcctctggtgaaaccgataatttgatttgctttcacacttctcgcgaaaatctcacaagtacctgaagtaggcggagcttaaattatgctatcggcgagtgtgtatgtgtattcaacGCACATGGCatggtgcaaattgtcaaaagattagCAAGTGCGCgtccaaaaaaaaattcaggcgacttgaattcgctttgagattggatttgagcaaagtttgaagcttcaaagcaactattttgctcccacgtttgcaatgatctttttggtaaatttattcctcAAAAATTTTTCATAGTCCATTTTTCGTAGCCATTGGCGATCGGGCTACCGTTATTGTCGCACACTGGCGATTTCGAAATGACATGTAATCACACTTGGTGATTGTGTTACAAATAAGGCAGTGGATAGGGTTacagtaccgtaatcctagcctctgatTCTAGGactacggaagttccgtatttctagcatgtctagacaaccctatgagaataggctaggattaaggaagtatttaagaggaatcaaatatatgttaggacatgcataaatgatgttaaCTTACTTGTTTCACTTAGAATATCGATTTTTCATGTCTGccatattatttcgtgttatcgatctgccattttgggttagtaaaataTACGTGGACAGATATTATGCGCGTTTGATGAAtgattatgattttaatttattatgaatgacaaaagttaaaatattcttaatgaaaatagtaatgtttcaatgtttacataattgtCCAACTGTATCCGGGCCACATCATGAGGAGGTGCTCAGTTCAtggcccatttctttttcttttcaatttccataaaaaataatcgttctttttttttttaaaaaaatattgttgtaattttgtttttgtttagagtaCATTATTTTTTCATAGTCATGATTAtgcaatttttttctttcatttttaattgtttttctatattttattttcttttctctttcttcttttactaacccaaaatggcggatcgataacacgaaataatacaACAGGCATAAAAAGTCGCTAATTTAAgtaaaataagtaagtttacaacatcatttatgcatgtcttaacatgtatatttgattcctcttaaatacttccgtaatcctagcctatctgaaaccaaacaacaacaaaacaacttaataaatttagcatgtaaacagcttttaaatagtTGCTAGAagaacccatcattttgctagtggaaaaagaagttaaattcgatccctgtacCAATACACACtggcaaacaaaactaaaatgatatGGCAAGTAGAAAATAAACAGCAAAATTAATTTACCTGTGTCAAATTGCATTGGTGAAAAGCATAATAATTTGGCAACAAGAAATTTATCACTTTTGATGGAAAGTCATAGCAAGGCATTTTTTCAATGCAATCAATTTTATTTACAATCTGTCAaccccgcctgcttagctcagtagagagagggcagatctacggatcgcggggttatGAGTTTGATCCcagtgaggcatatgttctctgtgacgatttgatagaagacatcgtgtctgaaatcatttgtcctccacctcttttgatagaaaacattgtgtctgaaatcattcttcctccacctcaTGTTCATGCGGGGAATTTGGCAGTTATTTGCgaagaacagatttgtactggtatagaatccaggaactctggttaggttaactgcccgccattacataactggaatactgttgaaaaaatggcgttaaacccaaaacaaacaaacaaattaaaatctGTATACAGCTTGTAAATTATTGTGTTTGACATGAGTGACTCAGTTGTATGCTTGTTTAAAGATGACTGAACGAGTGATTAAGGAAAAGCAGTAAAGCACCAGGAATTCATAGGGAGCAGCagattatgatttattatatatatgtgccttattatataatatttgatGTGTAATTATATTTCAGGATGATAAGACAGATGTAATAGCTAATGACCTTGGCGACAGAACTACACCATGTATTGTTGCCTTCACAGATCATGACCAGGTAAAACAGCCCCTTAGTTttcacatactgtaaaatcaaacATTCATGAGGGATAACTTTCCACTAATTTCTTGAAAATTAATCCTTAGGAAAAGTCTGAttataatttactttttaaagaGGAACTTTTAACTTGGGTGAAGATAAAACTTGCATAATTACACTTTCTTGGTTCtacaaaattttgtcacaaaaatatttgataatacaGTATTAATATGATTTTGAACAAACACTTTGGATTCAAAACTCATGCCCTCTTCCTAGAAGAAATAGCACTGATGTTGTTTAATTAGGTGTGATTGCATTGCAGGCCTATTAGGGTTCAACAGTTATAAGCAACCTCCAGTTTAGGGTACAGGGAATCTTGTAAATTTGGTATCAAGTGTATACGGATTTTACAATTTCCATCAAGCAAGTTTGTCAGTTCTTTGCACAAATATGGAAAATTAATCATAACTGCTAAAAAATCCAAGTTTTCTAAAAGGTACCATTCTGCAATGACTACTGGTATTTTATTTCTATAACTGCAGAgatttttttgtccttttttggAAAAGGTtcggtaccggataaattggggaAAATTgcggggtttttactcagattgagactttttatagttaattaatagcATATCATtaagaatgcttcttcctttaattccatgtaaatagcatcaaacaaactgtttaaatggttaaatcatggtgaatgtcaatgtaactaagttttccttctgcaatcatcaaaatgcaaacataattaaatttggtcatttgggaaatttttggatgataatttggaaaaaagattgcatttttcagttgggaaaaggtccttttaggggtactttataaagaaggaaaaaaatcgctgattTACTGAAATGATAAATTTGGATTTTAGTTGACTCCGAATAAAATGTTGgaaaaatgttttcatgtttCAGGCTGTGGGTGTTGCAGCAAAGCAGGGTATGATACGCAATGCACAAAACACAGTTTGTCATGTTAAACAAATCTTAGGGAGAAAATACGATGATCCGGTAGTGACTGAATACAAGAGAAAGTCATCAGCACAGGTAATTTTCTACATTGAATCACtttatttcttttccttttattGTTCTGTAAATAACAGGCCTGAGATTTTTCAGGACTAAGCCTAATCTCAGGTTTTCAGTTGCCAGAATTTTCACATAACACTACTGGAAAAGGGATATTTCAGGCTTAGGAAAGTAGATTTGTAGGCTTCTCATTTTTAACCGAATGCTAGACCAGAAATATAactttattatttgttatttgcACTAAAATCTCGTGTACATATGGATTTGGTAGGTGACAAGAGTCTTCAAGCATATTTGTAGATATGGGCTATCGAGCAGACATCCCttgtctttttttcttgtttcctaATTTTCTGTTGGAAGTAAAGGATGGTTGATGTATTCGTCCTGGTATCGGTATCTATGTTttattcttgttaaagttttattgcaAGTTTCTcgattttactatatatgtctTCTTAAGTACTGCCACTTTACATAAGGGTTTGTCTTGGTAAGGGGTTTAAGGTAATCGTGCAGGTCAAGATCACTTGGGTCATGTTTTCTAAAAGTGCATAAAGTTTTATGGCAAGCTTAAAAATATCAGTATATCCTTTTAATACTTCTGCTGTTGTCATCAGATCTTGCATAAGgattgcccgcccgcttagctcagtaggtaagagcgttggtctacggatcgcggggtcgtgagttcgatcctcgggcggggcgtatgttctccgtgactatttgataaacgacattgtgtctgaaatcattagtcctccacctctggttcatgtggggaagttggcagttacttgcggagaacaggtttgtactggtacagaatccaggaacactggttaggttagcagcccgccgttacatgactgaaatactgttgaaaaacggcgttaaacccaaaacaaacaaacaaaacttgcaTAAGGATTACTCTTAGTAAGGGACAGAAATCTTTTGGTTAATGGCTAGatacctcaaaggtcaaagtaACTGGGGTCAGGTTTTGTAACAGTGATTGTAAGTTATATagcatgttcatttcattttcatttcttacaCTTACTTCAGTCATGTATCTGAAATGGTTTCTTAATATCTCTCAaacctctcccccccccccccccccccccatttctCACCCCCTCAACCTTCTAACCCCTGCCGTCCTCAATCTTCAAAAAAAAGACATACCTCCTTACACTGACTTATAGCTCATGTTATTCTTTAGATTCTCTCACATGCCCTATGTCTCAACCACCAAGTTCACcattaaaactacatttttagcccatctgtcacatagtgacaaggtgagcttttgtgatcacccttcgtccgtcttcagtctgtgtgtcaacaatttcttgtctgcacgatagaggtttcatttatgattttattttaaccaaagttgcacacaacttgtatctccataagatctcgattcctttcttcaactggccagatcccattatgggttccagagttatggcccctgaaagggccagaattagctattttaaccttgtctgcacaatagcagcttcatttatgatttgaatttaatcaaacttgcacaaaaacttgtgtcaccataagatcttggttcctttcttgaactggccagatcccttaatgggttccagagttatggcccctgaaaggaccaaaaatagctatttgaccttgtctgcacaatagcagcttcatttatgatttgaatttaattaaacttgcacgcaacttgtatcaccacaagatcttggttccttaaTTGAACCGGCcggatcccat includes these proteins:
- the LOC123530022 gene encoding mesencephalic astrocyte-derived neurotrophic factor homolog, whose amino-acid sequence is MLNKIGVVSLCTLFVCAFVCAFLSGASAKKPLKEEDCEVCVNVLRNFDGQNPELKDKSEADIEDAFKKFCKHTKGKDERFCYYLGGAATSATNIVRKMTKPFKHHLPYVKICEKLKDMDAQICELKYEKKIDLTAVDFKKLKVKDLKKILSDWNEEKACKGCSEKSDFVRAVKELMPKHAPEAYKKLKEKEEL